DNA from Macrobrachium rosenbergii isolate ZJJX-2024 chromosome 13, ASM4041242v1, whole genome shotgun sequence:
attaatTGGatgtaaaatttcaaataaaaggtCCTTTatgatgagagggagagagaaagagagagagaactcaattATTCTTGTAAAATCATGCAAGGTTGCAATTACATTACACAATTGCCGATATCCTGTCATTTCCTGGGACTCTGCAATGTGCTGTAATAGCAATATTAGAACTTGTCAGATTGATTTTAGATTGCTCTTGTGACTTAAATTCTGTTAaaacttttccatattttctctcaGGTTATTTGattgttggataaaaaaaattttcgaaatgaAATACAGAGTAATTTTAGATCTAGTAAAGAGCTGTGTAGGAATTTTGATCAGGTTAGTGGTTTTTTTTAAGTGTGCCATTCGAATTTGATATTGGGTGTCAGTGGTGGAGAtaattagatttttgtttttcgtcttcATCTGactatttttaatttcatggtCATAGGTTCGTTGTAATTAATTAGGAGAAAGTCGCTATTTCTTTTCTTGCGTTTTCTCAAGGTGGTCGCCTTTCGAGCAGTATAACCTGCTTAGcatagaagaagaaaacaaattatgTTTCTTGTGTGGTTCTTCATACTTTTGCCTGCTGGGATGCTCAGCCTACAAAAATGTTTGCAACATTTTTCACTGTTGACCTTTTTCAtgagaattttcttcttcttcttcttcttcttcttcttcttcttcttcttcttcttcttcttcttcttcttcttcttcttcttcttcttattattattattattattattattattattattattattattattattattattattattattatttccttgatGGTTATGCTTTTATTTGTCAAAGCGGTCAGGTCAATAATGTTAATGTCAGTATTATTTTGCATGATGTTGACAATTTTCGTTATTGGCCAAAGAAGGCAGTTAGAGAAATGGATAAATAGCGGTAAGTAATCGATAGAGAtataagcacagagagagagagagagagagagagagagagagagagagagagagaagagagaaagagaatagttTGTGTGTTGGGGCGTAGTCGAAATACCCAAGGCTATAACTCAGCCTACGTCAGGAGTCCTTCCAGAAAACACATCGTGCATACaaattcgactctctctctctctctctctctctctctctctctctctctctctctctctctctcactgccgtCTCGCATTGTGGCAAAGCAGCGTTAACTGGAATCCAAGATCTAACACGTTGTTTCAAAGGAAAGATATGTCTCCCATTTCTCCAACTTGAGGCGAGGTTAAGTTTCGAAGGATgtgaacatattattattattattattattattattattattattagaattaagtCAAGGATAGTCAGTGTATATCAGGTGGAaatcacgttattattattattattattattattattattatcatcattatttattattattattattccggatATATAGACAGAAATATGATGCAGTGTCAAATGAGTTGGAAATATCATTGTAACCTCCGAAACACAGCTCATGGTTTTACACGAAAATTTGACCCAGtgaggggaagggtgggggggcgGTCACGTGTATGCCAAAAATCGATTAGATTTTTAGAGCGAAGAGAATGCgaccttgtgggaaaatggacatTTTATGCGATGAATTGCTCAGCTTTGGCCAAAAGTCAAAAGTTGTCCATTACTTTGGTAATCAATTTTCAAGTAGAAAAGCACAGTTACGATACATACACGAAAATAATacgtagataaataaataagtgacagtctttacggTCAAGCGAGATTTAACAAAGACCGCCGTTGTAAGTGGCTAGCTAAATTAGGTCTTTTTCTGAACGGATTATAAATTTCTTGAGGACAGTATCTTTTTGACAGCCATAGCTAGACGGGTGTTTGAATAAAaaagcctaatatatatatatatatatatatatatatatatatatatatatatatatatatatatatatatatatatatatatatatatatatatatatatatatatatatatatatatataaatatatatacacatacatacatatataaaaacataaactcATCCATAGTTTATGTATCAGTAACGTTCAAATAGGTCATGCAACAAAAACCTTTTCACTCTGTAGAAAAGGTTGAAAGCCGAATGATATATAGATATTCTATGCACAGTATTGTAACCTTTCCAGATGATTGGCAGTATACAGCGAATTTGATATTTCGGTGTCAAGGATGGCTATCAAAAGTTAACAGtttgattgttatttgtttttgtaaaaggaattattttttcattctgcaAAAGTACACAAGAGAGACGgacaagatatttatttatttataaaggaaaagTTCAGACATGTCAAAGAGCGAATGAGAAATGttaagaatttatatatgaaatatgtaactgcggaaatattttgtgataaaatcagTCAATAAAATTAACAGAGTAATGATTGTGCTTGATTAGGTCAataacggagtttttttttttttctatattttctcaaTCTGTACGTAATTTAGATTGGTTGGTTTCCATAGTTATTAACcagctaaagaaaataataaaacagtttattggtaGTTAGTTATTAACATTCATCGTGTCTTCAATTTGAAAGTATTTGATGTGTTGattttgaatattctctctctctctctctctctctctctctctctctctctctctctctctctctctctctctctctctctctctctctctctctctcatgcagcgTAATGAAATCCTTACCAAATGCaagtaagtgcatatatatatatatatatatatatatatatatatatatatatatatatatatatatatatatatatatatatatatatatatatatatataaatatttttttttttgtgcatgaaatgaatatttattgttttaaatcaGTGTAAAACAGCTCTCTGTAAACTTAATGTAATAtagattaaattttattttgaatggcaGCTTTAGACGATGGGATCCGAAAAATAAGAAGTCTATTGGAAACGGTATTTCGAAAGGCATTGCCAATGATTAGGATGTTTGTGAAGTTTGAATAAGATTCTTTTTAATCCTTATTGGTGTAAATTCTTGGTGTGGAAAATATATAAGACCGTTCTGCTTCTTGTTACATgtctgtcatttccttcttcgTTTAGCTTcgccacttttagttttctgtaaaagaaaactattgtgccggctttgtctgtccgtccgcactttattctgtcctccccTTTTCtgctcgccctcagatcttaaaaactactgaggctagagggctgtaaattgttatattgatcattcaccctccaatcatcaaacttaccaaattgtagccctcaagcctcggtagtttttattttatttagccatgatcgtgcttctggcaacgatgtaggtcAGGCCActaccgagccgtggttaaagtttcttgggccgcggctcttccagcattataccgagaccacccaaagatatatctgttttcggtggccttgcttatacgctgtagcggctgtacagaaaactcgtttgctccgaagtttcttcggcgcatttttacttgtttctcttccttttccttcttaagACTCACTTATTATTACACTTATCATAGGTTTCTTGTGGTTTAGATCTAGATTCACTTGAAGGTTAAAGTCGGGAGTTTTAAAGGTTCAAAAGAAGACTTTCGAAGTGAGATTGTTTGTGTTCCAAAATATTGTCATGACCTCAATATAGCGTCACTGCAAGGTTCAAGAGGTTCAGACTAGGGACGCAGTGAAGAGGCAAAGTCGGGGTTTATGCGATGGTCCATAATGAATGCAAATTGGGTTGCAAAtgagattaaagaaaattaaaagtaagattaTGTCTTGATCCAAATCCAAACGGGCTCTAATGGTTCCACTGGGGAGGTTCTGAGATTAAGACGGGGTGCATTAttaaacttatatacatatatatatatatatatatatatatatatatatatatatatatatatatatatatatatatatatatatatatatatatattataacagagcTCAGTTTTTATCACAAAGCAATGGTTAAACAAGTGTTTGGATAGAAAGAAGTAAACGTGGGTCCATATTGAAAGTTTGAACTTAGGGCACTCCTTATGTAACAACAGATTTAGCTTGGGTTCTTTGTGGCTTGCTCCCAGTCCATTATTCCAGCGACAGGGGAGGCAGCGTTTGCTGGAGTATAACTTGTAGCAACAACAGTAGTATCATAATCAGCAGCAACAGTGAAAACATCATGATCTGCAgaacaacttattaaaaaattgaGATTTAAAAATACGTCATATACGTTACAATcgacaacaacattaataaaggtaatataaTTAACAAACAACAAAGTCAAATTCTGCCTAAAAAACTGCATCATAATCCGCCGCAACAACTACGACTGAAGAAAACAGCACCTATGACTCATCCCCGTGGAAGCGGCCATTTGACCTAAAAGGAGGTTGTTTCTATACCGTAGAAGGACCAAGCAATCTTAACAGGGCATCGCTAACGAtatgggtatctctctctctctctctctctctctctctctctctctctctctctctctctcattgatctGACTCTCATTCATGAATGTGGATGTGAGAATATcgtcttttatataatattttagacatggtcttattttaattttttttttataatttatttttttttatatggtttcaagttttctttttaatttgtaatataaaatgtgtatatcaTTCATATAAACGATTTGGTTGCTTTTGCAATTGTTATTTAAACCAGCTTACTCTTTTGTCGTAACACCTAATAAAATCGTTCCTGTGATCTGCTGTAATTAAAATCAGGTTGTATATCAACTGCTGTTTATAACTGAATTCTGTGGGTGTTGTGACTGTACATAACTCTAATGATTTTATTGgcctaatatttttcataaatgaacataattgctttcatatttttcatctttataagtTTGCTATGATGGGTATTATTTCATCTGTTACACTTAACGCCTCATAaactttgtatttattattatgtgttttcaaatgattttcaaTACAAGCTAATAAttttagatgttatatatatctgGTAGTTATTGTTGTTTGGGGAgtgactgtttgtgtgtgtgtgtgcgcgcgcacgcttTCTTGTTAATGTCCTGTTTTAAATAGCTTTAGtacgatttctttttttatttagcacCCATTAAAGCTTCGTTTTGCTTCTATCTCTGCTGCTTCAGTTCTGGAATTCTCTGCGTCTTTCGTGCCTGGAAATTATGATACGTGTGATTCCAGGACGTTGATCTGCTATGCGTTATATTCGTAATCCATTTGAGTGGTAAACGTGCCTTTCCCTTGTGTAATTATGCGTGAGGTTAAACATTCAAAGCATTGGTGTGTCACCTGTCCTTTTGTGAAATGTGAATTGGATACCACAAGAGTACTGTAAGTGACGGGAAGATTTTgttagtgaatgaaaaaaaaaatgctttgttacagagaatttgcattttataaagaaaagatgaCATTATATCGGCATATGAAGAAAGATTTCGTTATTGAAGGTATCAGAGAAAGACTAATTTCGTTATTTATTGAAGGGATGAATTTTATCCATTTTCCCACGGGATCGACCGATCacttcccccttttcttttttgttcgaCTATTCTTCTGTCCTTCATCGTCTTACGAAggacagacaggtagacagaaaacagagacagacagacagaagacagagacagacaggagACAGAGatacaaagacagacagacaggagacagggacaaacagacagacagaagacagagacagacaggagACAGAGATACACAGACAGAAGACAGATACACAGACAGATAGGCagaagacagagacagacagacaaacagacagacagaagacagacagacagaaaggagacagagatacacagacagatagacagaagacagagacagacagacagaagacagagacagacagacagaagacagagacagacagacagacagacagacagacagaaaggagacagagatacacagacagaagacagaaatacacagacagatagacaaaagACAGAGACAGCTAGACagaagacagagacagacagacagaagacagagacagacagaagacagacagaaaggagaCAGAGATACACAGACAGAAGACAGAAATACACAGGCAGATAGACAAAAGACAGAGACATAGACagaagacagagacagacagacagaagacagagaCGCATAGACAGAAGAcagaaatagacagacagacagacagacagactgagagtgTGGCTTTTTAAGCAACGGGTTTTGAGGGAGGAGGAACTACAATATTTCTCAGTTTTCTACATTTTCGTTAATTCCGttcgtataaaaaaaagtgaggcGCGGGAAGTGGGTTGTATTTggagttatattaaaaaaaaaggtgggttTTGATGGGGAGAAGGTTGTATTTAGCACTTGTATTTTGGGTTGGGAGGGGTTTCGGTGCTTCAAAgggttactcttttttttatatttttttttaaatgttggcATAACTGGTGGTATACAACGGGAGGGTTTATTGCTTCTGCGGGAGATTTATTGTCTGCAGTTTGTCAAGGCTCCGTCCGTGTTGGACTCTTGTAGGAGGATGGTAacacccctcctccttccctgggTGGGTGGAGTGGAaggagatggagaaggagaggggggaggaggtggaggaggagagatggaggaggaagagatggaagaaggaaaagtaaGTGAACGGCATTGAATGTGATGTGCTAAGTGATTATTTTTACACAAACTTATGTGGGAATGGAATTCaggcaggactctctctctctctctctctctctctctctctctctctctctctctctctctctctctctctctctctctctctcaggctgccACGGTTTTGTGTATTTTCAGATTAGACAATCAGATGGGGCCTGTGTTGTTAATGTGTATCATTATTTTGTGTGTAAGAATCTGTattaaatttggaatttttttcgaTGTTATACTGAATGTATATATCCtgtgtgaatgtttatatatatatatatatatatatatatatatatatatatatatatatatatatatatatatatatatatatatatattatatacatatatattatatatacatatatatctaagtatatatatgcagtatatatatatatatatatatatatatatatatatatatatatatatatatatatatatatatatatatatatatatatattttatatacatatatatctaagtatatatatatatatatatatatatatatatatatatatatatatatatatatatatatatatatatatatatatatataggtgcggcataagtaacgcccttgtttaagtggaacaaaattaaagctcTTTGATTATCcgttattttttcgaacatgaatgcattatgtattgccacaggttaataggttaatataatatattaacaaaattaatataatgcttattcggtttaataatgcggcataagtaacgccctttttaattttatatcttataatgtatattttctttaattaatttgctaaatcttaattttttcagatattttatacaaccacgagattagcaaaggaacagagagtaaaagcaattcaattgtactatcaaaacaataaaaatggtgctgaaaccgcaagattgttatcagctaaatttaacatcccaagggtgcaaagccgaaatatcatttgtattgtacattattaaaccgaataagcattgtattaattttgttaatatattatattaatctattaacccgtggcaatacattcatgttcgaaaaaataaaggataatcaaaaaggctttaattttgttccacttaaacagagggcgttacttatgccgaacctatatatatatatatatatatatatatatatatatatatatatatatatatatatatatatatatatatatatatatatatatatatatatatatatatgaaatttttatcacaccgtgatttatatacaatcatgaagctacaaatgtcgtttaatatcaaattcacgttacctcgagtatctccgatggagaattatcaccgaagggaatttatataagtgataaatgaacaggtaccactgggacgcgaacccttgacatggacccattcaacgactccagtggacgctaccaccgcgccatcatcttgatggcgcggtggtagcgtccactggagtcgttgaatgggtccatgtcaagggttcgcgtcccagtggtacctgttcatttatcacttatataaattccccttcggtgataattctccatcggagatactctcgaggtagcgtgaatttgatattaaacgacatttgtagcttcatgattatatatatatatatatatatatatatatatatatatatatatatatatatatatatatatatatatatatatatatatataacacaaacaacttaCGCAAGTTCTTTAGGTAATAGCTAATTTAAAAGTCACAGCACAAAAATACTGAACTGCCCGACATCATCTGTGACGCATTAGGGACTCGGAGTTTAATCAGAGTATCCAGGGACTGACCAAGGGAATCAGGGAAACATCACCTCCCGCCGGAGGTCCTTCGCCGGTTCCTGGAATTGGAACAGCAATTAAGGAAATGTTTTTGCTCTGGAAATGGGAATTGGAGGAAAAAAATGTCCCTTTGAACAATTTGCTTTTCACACTAACATTGATGtgataatttattgttattggctgatgtttgattttttattggcTAGTGTGTAGGTGGTCCTTGGGTTGTTGATTGTAGTggttaataatgtaaatacaatgtATGGCCTATGTTAATAACATCTATAATGATggaattaagagtaataatactgaccttgttgttttgttgtagttttgtgttatatctatctatatatatatatgcatatgtatatatatacttacatacatacatatatatatatatatatatatatatatatatatatatatatatatttatatatgtgtatatatacatatttatttatataaatgtatatgattatacacgtaacacacatatgtatgtatatatgtgtatatatatatatatatatatatatatatatatatatatatatatatatatatatatatatatatataaagctataataGCGTTTAACCTTATAGCTAGCAAAATGCTTGATCAAAACATCGATACAGATCTGGCATTTTACAATTGTTATATAGGCTATACGAGCTGAAACAAAGATGACGTCATACGTACGTTGTAAAACCCCAacatcatcattaacatcatcaccatcagcaTCACCGTCACCTTCAACATCAGTAGCttgcatcagcagcagcagcatctcctTCACCATAACCATCACCATCAGTAGCTTGCATCAGTagcatcaccatcaccaccagcaGTAGCAGCTTCACCATCGGCAGCAGCAGCATCGTCATCACCGGCTTCACCATCAACATAAACTTCACCATCAGCatcagcaggagcagcagcaggagcagcagcagcatcaccaTCATCGGCGTCAACATCATCACCATCCCCATCCCCAGCAGCaaaatcaccatcaccatcagcagcagcatcaccatcaccatcagcagcagcatcatcaccatcaccatccccaacatcatcatcaccatcaccagcAGCATCACCATCATCGGCGTCAACATTATCACCATCGCCAACCCTAGCAGCAGCAGCATAACTATCAGCAGCATCATCGGCGtcagcatcatcaccatcaccaccagcGGCATCAACATCATCGGCGTCAACATCATCACCATCCCCATCCCCAGCAGCaaaatcaccatcaccatcagcagcagcatcatcaccatcaccatccccagcatcatcatcaccatcaacagcagcatcatcaccatcaccagcAGCATCACCATCATCAGCGTCAACATTATCACCATCGCCATCCCTAGCAGCAGCAGCATAACTATCAGCAGCATCATCGGCGtcagcatcatcaccatcaccaccagcGGCATCAACATCATCGGCGTCAACATCATCACCATCCCCATCCCCAGCAGCaaaatcaccatcaccatcagcagcagcatcatcaccatcaccatccccagcatcatcatcaccatcaacagcagcatcatcaccatcaccagcAGCATCACCATCATCAGCGTCAACATTATCACCATCGCCATCCCTAGCAGCAGCAGCATAACTATCAGCAGCATCATCGGCGtcagcatcatcaccatcaccaccagcGGCATCAATATCATCGGCGTCAACATCATCACCATCCCCATCCCCAGCAGCaaaatcaccatcaccatcagcagcagcatcatcaccatcaccatccccagcatcatcatcaccatcaccagcagcatcatcaccatcaccagcAGCATCACCATCATCAGCGTCAACATTATCACCATCGCCATCCCTAGCAGCAGCAGCATAACTATCAGCAGCATCATCGGCGtcagcatcatcaccatcaccaccagcGGCATCAACATCATCGGCGTCAACATCATCACCATCCCCATCCCCAGCAGCaaaatcaccatcaccatcagcagcagcatcatcaccatcaccatccccagcatcatcatcaccatcaacagcagcatcatcaccatcaccagcAGCATCACCATCATCAGCGTCAACATTATCACCATCGCCATCCCTAGCAGCAGCAGCATAACTATCAGCAGCATCATCGGCGtcagcatcatcaccatcaccaccagcGGCATCAACATCATCGGCGTCAACATCATCACCATCCCCATCCCCAGCAGCaaaatcaccatcaccatcagcagcagcatcatcaccatcaccatccccagcatcatcatcaccatcaccagcAGCATCACCATCATCGGCGTCAACATTATCACCATCGCCATCCCTAGCAGCAGCAGCATAACTATCAGCAGCATCATCGGCGtcagcatcatcaccatcaccaccagcGGCATCAACATCATCGGCgtcaacatcatcaccatcaccatcccCAGcagcatcatcaccatcactgTCACCATCAGCAAGAGCATCATCGgcgtcaacatcatcatcatcaccatccccAACAGCAGCATCACCATCGTCGGCGTCAGCATCATCACCATCCCCAGcagcatcatcaccatcactatCACCATCAGCAATAGCATCATCAGCATCATCGGCGTCACCGTCACCTTCACCTTCACTATCAGCAGCTGCAAATCTGAACGCAGGAGATGGCAGCAGCTGCaggagagcagcagcagcagcagcagagcagCAGCAAAGCAGCATCAGGTGGGAAGGAGCAGGATTTCAAAAGTGCCTACCACGCGTCCCAAAACTTTGGCCATTCGTTATGTTCGCGTGATGGTCTTGGTCGGaagtttcttgctttttttttctatttttacgtTTTACGTTTAGATTTTTACTCCCGTTTTCCTTTCAAGTGGGTGTTTTCGGACGGTTACGGTGGGCCATTATCGACTGAGATTactttattgtgatttttttttattgttttcctttaacATTACTCTTATGTTTTTGATAATGTTGCTTCCAGGATTGTTTACTGCGCCCAGTGTGGGCTGTTCTTTATTGGGAGTTTTGGTATTTCTGAATGCTTTTTAagtacaccttttttttttattttatgttctgatgtgtttttatttttaataaatatttaattgggGGAAGAATCAGTTTTGACTTATTTGCATGACGAGTACGAAGGGTAGAAAAAGCAAAGATGTagtaaatgaatgagagagagagagagagagagagagagagagagagagagagagagagagagagagagagagagagagagagagtgtgtgtgtgtgtgtgttagacggTATAGTAAAAGGGTGAGAAAATACTGTTCATCGGAAGGAATATGGTGTCCAATTAAGTCGAAGAAAAATTACCAAATCTTGGTATGACTgctacttttattttcactttgactGCCTCTTTATTTAAACTAAAAGGGATAGGAATCACCGCACTGAAGCCAGATGATGCAGGGAAAGaaagacgagaagaagcagaga
Protein-coding regions in this window:
- the LOC136844770 gene encoding serine-aspartate repeat-containing protein I-like, with amino-acid sequence MLLCCCSAAAAAALLQLLPSPAFRFAAADSEGEGDGDADDADDAIADGDSDGDDAAGDGDDADADDGDAAVGDGDDDDVDADDALADGDSDGDDAAGDGDGDDVDADDVDAAGGDGDDADADDAADSYAAAARDGDGDNVDADDGDAAGDGDDDAGDGDGDDAAADGDGDFAAGDGDGDDVDADDVDAAGGDGDDADADDAADSYAAAARDGDGDNVDADDGDAAGDGDDAAVDGDDDAGDGDGDDAAADGDGDFAAGDGDGDDVDADDVDAAGGDGDDADADDAADSYAAAARDGDGDNVDADDGDAAGDGDDAAGDGDDDAGDGDGDDAAADGDGDFAAGDGDGDDVDADDIDAAGGDGDDADADDAADSYAAAARDGDGDNVDADDGDAAGDGDDAAVDGDDDAGDGDGDDAAADGDGDFAAGDGDGDDVDADDVDAAGGDGDDADADDAADSYAAAARDGDGDNVDADDGDAAGDGDDAAVDGDDDAGDGDGDDAAADGDGDFAAGDGDGDDVDADDVDAAGGDGDDADADDAADSYAAAARVGDGDNVDADDGDAAGDGDDDVGDGDGDDAAADGDGDAAADGDGDFAAGDGDGDDVDADDGDAAAAPAAAPADADGEVYVDGEAGDDDAAAADGEAATAGGDGDATDASY